DNA from Prunus persica cultivar Lovell chromosome G6, Prunus_persica_NCBIv2, whole genome shotgun sequence:
TCCGAATATCCTCTTGATATTTTGCTCGAGGATTGTTTGGAAGAACGATGACATTGCTAACTCCTGCTGTTGttattaatttttgtgttgttCGATGGACTTGTCTCATTTTTATTGGTTTCCCTGTTTTTCTCTTGAAAGTTTGTGTATTTGATATGAATATaggtttataaataatataggttttttattattcgaAATGTGAGAATTTGGAAAAAAGCTGCCCCGATTGCGTTATCGGATCAAGTAAAATATGTGAAAAGTATAATCTTTCAGAGTTGTTTCTGATGTTAATTGATATGATCAAATATATTTCGTTTTAATGTGGTTGAGACTGGAGCTGCTTGTTTGGTGTCCCCAGAGTGTGGAGTTTTTCtgacatttttattttatacaggttctcataaaagaaaacatgaagaACCCGAAAGTTTTCTTTGACATATTGATTGGAAAGATGAAGGCGGGCCGAGTTGTAGTGGAATTATTTTCTGATGTGACACCGAAAACTGCTGAAAATTTTCGGGCTCTTTGCACTGGAGATAAGGGGATTGGAGCAGCAGGGAAGCCACTGCACTTTAAGGGCTCTACATTTCATCGCATCATCCCGAATTTCATGTGTCAGGGTGGAGATTTCACAAGAGGTAATGGGACTGGAGGAGAGTCGATTTATGGCACGAAATTTGCAGATGAAAACTTCAAGTTGAAGCATACAGGG
Protein-coding regions in this window:
- the LOC18773190 gene encoding peptidyl-prolyl cis-trans isomerase CYP19-3, giving the protein MKNPKVFFDILIGKMKAGRVVVELFSDVTPKTAENFRALCTGDKGIGAAGKPLHFKGSTFHRIIPNFMCQGGDFTRGNGTGGESIYGTKFADENFKLKHTGPGILSMANAGPNTNGSQFFICTDKTPWLDGKHVVFGKVVEGYTVVKEMEKVGSDSGTTSQPVVIEDCGQIKDEN